Part of the Rhizobiales bacterium NRL2 genome is shown below.
GTCAAGCGGCCTCTCTTTGCCCGCTGGTCGGGAGGTGACGACAAGCCCCGCTTTCATCGGCCACCTCCCGACGGCAGAGGCTCATGCTTCTTCATGGCAGGAGGGATGAGTGCTCAGCGATCGCGGCAGATCCGCCGCATCACCATGTGCCGACAGAACAGTGATGGCCGCGATCCCGAGGGTGCCCACCGAGTTTGGAAGAAGGGTATGAGAACCGATGATGCCGACTCTCAGGAGAGGGCAGAGGGTCGGGCCTCATTCGATCGACGCAAGGAAGAACATGATTGAGTCCTATTCAAATTGGCTGCAATTGTGGCCCTACGCGATCCTGATGATCGTCATCGCGTCGTGGGTGCTCTACCACTTCGTGGCGCCGGCAAGCTGGCGGGACTGGACCGGCGCGGGGCTCGTGCAAACCTTCATCATCGCGCTCTACGCCGAGATGTACGGCTTCCCGCTCACGATTTATTTCCTCACGAGCGTGCTGCCGATCGAGATTCCCCTGGTCCATCACAGTGGCCATCTCTGGGTGACCCTGCTGGGCTACGGCCAGGTCGGCGCGGTACTCGAAATGGCAATCGGCTACGCCTTCGTAATCACCGGATTGCTCATGATCGTCAAGGGCTGGATCAAGGTCTATTTCTACGGCAGCCGGCTGCTCACCGACGGCATTTACAGTGTCATCCGGCACCCTCAATACACGGGCATTTTCCTAGCCGTGTTCGGACAACTCGTCCATTGGCCGACCATCCCCACCCTGGCGCTTGGGCCGGTGATCGTCTTGGCTTACGTGCATCTGGCACGCCGCGAGGAGGCGCAGTTGATCCAGCGCTACGGCGACGCCTATCTCGCCTACCGGCAGCAGGTGCCCATGTTCTTTCCTCGATGGCAGGCCATCCGCAAGCTGCTCGCAGTCCAATGAGGCCGGCTCACCGCAGCGGTTCCTCGCAAAAATCCGTCGCTCGAGACACGCGTTCGGGCTCGACCAATCACGGTACCGGCGCGACGCGAGTAAGCA
Proteins encoded:
- a CDS encoding isoprenylcysteine carboxyl methyltransferase, which encodes MIESYSNWLQLWPYAILMIVIASWVLYHFVAPASWRDWTGAGLVQTFIIALYAEMYGFPLTIYFLTSVLPIEIPLVHHSGHLWVTLLGYGQVGAVLEMAIGYAFVITGLLMIVKGWIKVYFYGSRLLTDGIYSVIRHPQYTGIFLAVFGQLVHWPTIPTLALGPVIVLAYVHLARREEAQLIQRYGDAYLAYRQQVPMFFPRWQAIRKLLAVQ